A genomic stretch from Sphingopyxis sp. YR583 includes:
- a CDS encoding MFS transporter: MADTEGPRRQSSSFLLLYALASAGGAIAYVPFLTLWLPGRMTQLAGAADVQMLGYVTFLGAIAASAGGIIFGWFSDRTGNRRGWISTGLVLTIALLLVVPLAHDIWSLVAIIIAWQLTLNMMLGPLAAWAGDCVPDEQKGLLGGLLAFSPALGGWSGWLVTWPGLVSAEQRLMVIALLVAGAVLPVLLLGRPRAFPELTAPPSAQAPGDRLRRPTGPAVRMWFARLLVQIAEAALFAYLYFWFRSIDPTMHDNEKARLFGMALTIAIPIALAGGRWADRNDRPFVPLVAAAAISSLGMVGMALASGLDAAKASYLVFGIASAVFLSLHSGQTLRILPRSDRRGRDLGIFNLTNTMPSLIMPWLTISLVPGFGFDALFLLLAALSAIAVLLLATMPRRR; this comes from the coding sequence ATGGCTGACACCGAAGGTCCGCGCCGCCAATCTTCTTCCTTTCTGCTGCTTTATGCGCTCGCATCGGCGGGCGGGGCGATCGCCTATGTTCCCTTCCTGACCCTCTGGCTGCCCGGGCGGATGACCCAACTGGCGGGTGCGGCCGACGTACAGATGCTTGGATATGTCACCTTTCTCGGCGCGATTGCGGCGAGCGCGGGCGGCATCATTTTCGGCTGGTTCAGCGATCGCACCGGCAACCGGCGGGGATGGATATCGACCGGGCTGGTCCTGACGATCGCCTTGCTGCTGGTTGTTCCGCTGGCGCATGATATCTGGTCGCTGGTTGCGATCATCATCGCTTGGCAGCTCACACTCAACATGATGCTCGGACCGCTCGCGGCATGGGCGGGCGATTGTGTTCCCGACGAACAGAAAGGGCTGCTCGGCGGGCTGCTCGCCTTTTCGCCAGCACTCGGCGGCTGGTCGGGATGGCTTGTAACCTGGCCGGGGCTGGTGTCGGCGGAACAGCGGCTGATGGTCATCGCGCTGCTGGTGGCGGGCGCGGTTCTGCCTGTGTTGTTGCTCGGCCGTCCGCGCGCCTTCCCGGAACTCACCGCGCCGCCGTCGGCGCAAGCACCTGGCGATCGGCTGCGACGTCCAACGGGTCCGGCGGTGCGGATGTGGTTTGCGCGCCTGCTCGTCCAGATCGCCGAGGCGGCGCTGTTCGCCTATCTCTATTTCTGGTTCCGTTCGATCGATCCCACGATGCACGACAATGAAAAGGCGCGATTGTTCGGCATGGCGCTGACGATCGCGATCCCGATCGCGTTGGCGGGCGGCCGCTGGGCCGACCGCAACGACCGGCCCTTTGTGCCGCTGGTTGCTGCGGCGGCGATCTCGAGCCTTGGGATGGTCGGGATGGCGCTGGCGAGCGGGCTCGACGCGGCCAAGGCGAGCTACCTCGTCTTTGGAATCGCGTCGGCGGTGTTCCTGTCGCTTCATAGCGGCCAGACGCTCCGCATCCTGCCGCGGTCCGACCGGCGCGGGCGCGACCTTGGCATCTTCAACCTCACCAACACGATGCCGTCGTTGATCATGCCCTGGCTGACGATCTCGCTCGTCCCAGGCTTTGGTTTCGACGCGCTTTTCCTGTTACTCGCCGCGCTCTCTGCCATCGCGGTGCTGTTGCTCGCGACGATGCCGCGGCGGCGCTGA
- a CDS encoding tryptophan halogenase family protein has product MSDKKPVQRIVIAGGGTAGWMMASAIARTMGKTVDLTLVESEQIGTIGVGESTIPPLVNFNRILGIPEPEFMRATQATFKLGILFDNWKHDGDSYFHSFGLSGKDHWSAGFQHFWLNARERGHQQPYSDYCLELVAGMQGKFAHLPEERMNYAYHVDATLYGRYLRKLAEADGCKRVEGKIARVELDGETGDIAALHLDGDRRIEGDMFVDCTGFRGLLIDGALHAGFEDWSHWLPNDSAIAVQSKHLGPPQPYTQAIAHDAGWQWRIPLQHRMGAGIVYSSGYLSRDAAYDRLMGSVGEPLIEPFDIKFKGGVRRKQWFRNCVAVGLAGGFVEPLEATTVHLIQRAVLRFIRLMPNGRVSERDAQEFNDQQRTDIEQIRDFVVLHYKVTNRRDSPFWRHVANMPVPDSLQQKIELFRETGRVFRKYEELFAENSWVQVMMGQGIEPQSYHPIADKLRDDEVERLFQSIRDNIAQTVATLPEHHAYVARYCGAEEPKAA; this is encoded by the coding sequence ATGAGCGACAAGAAACCGGTCCAGCGCATCGTGATCGCGGGCGGCGGCACCGCGGGCTGGATGATGGCGTCGGCGATCGCGCGCACGATGGGAAAGACGGTCGACCTGACGCTGGTCGAGTCCGAACAGATCGGCACGATCGGCGTCGGCGAGTCGACCATCCCGCCGCTCGTCAATTTCAACCGCATCCTCGGCATTCCCGAACCCGAATTCATGCGCGCGACGCAGGCGACCTTCAAGCTCGGCATATTGTTCGATAACTGGAAACACGACGGCGACAGCTATTTCCACAGCTTTGGCCTGTCGGGCAAGGATCACTGGTCGGCGGGCTTCCAGCATTTCTGGCTCAACGCACGCGAGCGCGGGCATCAGCAGCCGTACAGTGACTATTGCCTCGAGCTGGTCGCGGGGATGCAAGGAAAGTTCGCGCATCTTCCCGAAGAGCGGATGAATTACGCCTATCATGTCGATGCGACGCTCTATGGCCGCTATCTGCGCAAGCTGGCGGAGGCCGACGGATGCAAGCGCGTCGAGGGCAAGATCGCGCGCGTCGAACTTGATGGCGAGACGGGCGATATCGCCGCGCTGCATCTCGACGGCGACCGCCGTATCGAGGGCGACATGTTCGTCGACTGCACCGGCTTTCGCGGCCTGCTGATCGACGGCGCGCTGCACGCGGGGTTCGAGGACTGGAGCCACTGGCTGCCCAACGACAGCGCGATCGCGGTGCAGTCGAAGCATCTGGGGCCGCCGCAGCCCTATACACAGGCGATCGCGCATGATGCGGGGTGGCAGTGGCGCATTCCGCTCCAGCACCGCATGGGCGCGGGCATCGTCTATTCTAGCGGCTATCTGTCGCGCGACGCCGCCTATGACCGGCTGATGGGCAGCGTCGGCGAGCCGCTGATCGAGCCGTTCGACATCAAGTTCAAGGGCGGGGTTCGGCGCAAGCAATGGTTCCGCAACTGCGTCGCCGTCGGACTGGCCGGCGGCTTTGTCGAGCCGCTCGAGGCGACGACGGTGCATCTGATCCAGCGCGCGGTGCTGCGTTTTATCCGCCTGATGCCGAACGGCCGCGTCAGCGAGCGCGATGCGCAGGAGTTCAACGACCAGCAGCGGACCGATATCGAACAGATCCGCGACTTCGTCGTCTTGCACTATAAGGTCACGAACCGCCGCGACAGCCCGTTCTGGCGCCATGTTGCGAACATGCCGGTTCCGGACTCGCTGCAGCAGAAGATCGAGCTGTTCCGGGAGACCGGGCGCGTTTTCCGGAAATATGAGGAATTATTTGCCGAGAACAGCTGGGTGCAGGTGATGATGGGGCAGGGGATCGAACCGCAATCCTATCACCCCATCGCGGACAAGCTGCGCGACGATGAGGTCGAACGACTGTTCCAGTCGATCCGCGACAATATCGCGCAGACGGTCGCGACCCTGCCCGAGCATCACGCCTATGTCGCGCGTTATTGCGGTGCCGAGGAGCCGAAGGCGGCATGA
- a CDS encoding sulfite exporter TauE/SafE family protein, with protein sequence MTIFDGLTLWVLLPFILIGFAAQLIDSALGMAFGVIGTALLLVLGLPPVSASAAVHVAESFTGGVSGLSHAIQRNVDWRLFRRLVVPGIVGGLIGVWLLTNIDNSIARPVVLAYLGAVGIYLLWRGARRPQTYRSLKLVGPLGLIGGIADGSGGGGWGPIVSANLLAQGAEPRTVIGTVNASEFFVTVTIAAGFIGTLGWQSFSTAAIGLLIGGVIAAPIGAWLVRRLRADWLVGGAGVLLLLASAYGFIALMFAPVPSFRGF encoded by the coding sequence ATGACGATTTTCGACGGGCTGACGCTCTGGGTCTTGCTGCCGTTCATCCTGATCGGCTTTGCCGCGCAATTGATCGACAGCGCGCTCGGCATGGCGTTCGGCGTCATCGGGACGGCGTTGCTGCTCGTGCTCGGATTGCCGCCGGTATCGGCGTCGGCGGCGGTCCATGTCGCCGAAAGCTTTACCGGTGGTGTGTCGGGGCTGTCGCACGCGATTCAGCGCAATGTCGACTGGCGGCTGTTCCGTCGGCTCGTCGTGCCGGGGATCGTCGGCGGGCTGATCGGCGTGTGGCTGCTGACCAACATCGACAATAGCATCGCGCGGCCGGTCGTGCTCGCCTATCTCGGCGCCGTCGGCATCTATCTTTTGTGGCGCGGCGCGCGGCGCCCCCAAACATACCGCAGCCTGAAACTCGTCGGGCCGCTGGGCCTCATCGGCGGGATCGCCGACGGATCGGGCGGCGGCGGCTGGGGACCGATCGTCAGCGCCAACCTGCTTGCGCAGGGCGCCGAACCGCGCACGGTGATCGGCACCGTCAACGCGTCCGAATTTTTCGTCACCGTCACGATCGCGGCCGGCTTCATCGGCACGTTGGGCTGGCAAAGCTTCAGCACCGCCGCGATCGGCCTGTTGATCGGCGGTGTGATCGCCGCGCCGATCGGTGCCTGGCTCGTCCGCCGGCTGCGCGCCGACTGGCTGGTCGGCGGCGCGGGCGTGCTGTTGCTGCTTGCGAGCGCCTATGGCTTCATCGCGCTGATGTTCGCGCCGGTGCCGTCGTTCCGGGGCTTTTAG
- a CDS encoding sugar MFS transporter, translated as MALAPDMTSSGDARAGEGQGAHVDAPELRLFVMGLFFIFGGITSLNDVIIPKLKELFTLNYTQAMLVQFCFFTAYLVIGIPGAKLVKKIGYMRGAVAGLLTMMVGCLLFIPASQNAVYGLFLFALFVLASGVVIVQVVANPLISLLGKPETAHSRLTFAQAFNSLGTTIFPIAGSVLILGSLATMKAEDLSGAELDAYRTAESQAIVHGYLGIAVALLVVAGAVWMFRNRLQGEKHEASAGLAGFDLLKRPRFGFGALCIFLYVGAEVSIGSLIVNYLMQPGVMGLAEQAAGKLIGLYWGGAMIGRFIGSGLMRVVSPGKLLAGVAVGAIALILISTNTAGVVSGYSLLAIGLMNAIMFPTIFSLASEKLGSRAADGSGIINVAIFGGAVVPLATGALADITGSLATALLLPALCYAVIAAFGVYARRPAA; from the coding sequence ATGGCATTGGCGCCGGATATGACATCGAGCGGCGACGCGCGCGCCGGCGAGGGGCAGGGGGCGCATGTCGATGCGCCCGAATTGCGGCTCTTCGTCATGGGGCTGTTCTTTATTTTTGGCGGCATCACCAGCCTCAACGACGTGATCATTCCAAAGCTCAAGGAACTGTTCACGCTCAACTACACGCAGGCAATGCTGGTGCAGTTCTGCTTCTTCACCGCCTATCTGGTGATCGGTATCCCGGGTGCGAAGCTCGTCAAGAAGATCGGCTATATGCGCGGTGCGGTTGCGGGTTTGCTGACGATGATGGTCGGCTGCCTGCTGTTTATCCCGGCATCGCAAAATGCGGTCTATGGCCTGTTCCTCTTCGCATTGTTCGTGCTCGCGAGCGGCGTGGTGATCGTGCAGGTCGTCGCCAACCCGCTGATCTCGCTGCTCGGCAAGCCCGAAACGGCGCACAGCCGCCTGACCTTCGCGCAGGCATTCAACTCGCTCGGCACGACGATCTTCCCGATCGCGGGCTCGGTGCTGATCCTTGGCAGCCTCGCGACGATGAAGGCGGAGGATCTGTCGGGCGCCGAGCTTGATGCCTATCGCACCGCAGAAAGCCAGGCGATCGTCCACGGCTATCTCGGCATCGCGGTCGCGCTGCTGGTCGTGGCGGGCGCGGTGTGGATGTTCCGCAACCGGCTGCAGGGCGAAAAGCATGAAGCGAGCGCCGGTCTGGCCGGTTTCGACCTTTTGAAGCGCCCGCGCTTCGGCTTCGGTGCGCTGTGCATCTTCCTCTATGTCGGCGCCGAAGTGTCGATCGGCTCGCTGATCGTCAATTATCTGATGCAACCGGGCGTCATGGGGCTTGCCGAGCAGGCCGCGGGCAAGCTGATCGGGCTCTATTGGGGCGGCGCGATGATCGGCCGGTTTATCGGGTCGGGCCTGATGCGCGTCGTGAGCCCCGGCAAGCTGCTTGCCGGTGTCGCGGTGGGCGCGATCGCGCTGATCCTGATTTCGACCAACACGGCCGGGGTCGTTTCGGGCTACAGCCTGCTCGCCATCGGCCTGATGAATGCGATCATGTTCCCGACGATCTTTAGCCTTGCGTCGGAAAAGCTGGGGTCGCGCGCCGCGGACGGGTCGGGGATCATCAATGTTGCGATCTTCGGCGGCGCGGTCGTGCCGCTCGCGACCGGCGCGCTCGCCGATATTACGGGCAGTCTGGCAACGGCGCTGCTGCTGCCGGCGCTCTGCTATGCGGTCATTGCGGCTTTCGGCGTCTACGCGCGCCGCCCCGCCGCCTGA
- a CDS encoding sensor domain-containing diguanylate cyclase gives MTTKATASNEPVGRLLGWLGLRHARDDSPDGGHPPPGGGARDLAREARYELAASITSFLVDNDLDVSPANLLLAHAAFSGRNPRLARQIVAQAQTADGISQKWLNDLDEGDSNQPDRVELDRLMTRLETNIEAFQANTKEARTATTDYGTELEQHVVDLEQLQKTGRIVSSLADLAKVMLERTRKAEDDMRKSEDEAKALRRSLDRAKRDAELDYLTGLPNRRAFEALLDQHYKEARAAVEPLSIAFCDIDEFKKVNDIHGHEAGDRVIKAIADTLARISNDHCHVARHGGEEFVMLFRGLTPTQAAEKLDDAREALADRRLINRKTDEPFGQITFSGGVADVFGYGDTRAALKAADAALYQAKANGRNRIEIATPA, from the coding sequence ATGACCACCAAAGCGACAGCATCGAACGAGCCGGTAGGACGGCTCCTGGGTTGGCTGGGGCTTCGCCACGCTCGTGACGATTCTCCCGACGGAGGCCATCCACCACCCGGCGGCGGTGCCCGCGACCTCGCGCGTGAGGCGCGCTATGAGCTCGCTGCGTCGATCACATCCTTTCTCGTCGACAATGATCTCGACGTCTCGCCGGCCAATCTGTTGCTCGCCCATGCCGCCTTTTCGGGCCGCAATCCGCGGCTCGCGCGGCAGATCGTCGCGCAGGCGCAGACGGCCGACGGGATCAGCCAGAAATGGCTCAACGACCTCGACGAGGGAGACAGCAACCAGCCCGATCGCGTCGAGCTCGACCGGCTGATGACCCGGCTCGAAACCAATATCGAGGCGTTTCAGGCGAATACGAAGGAAGCGCGGACCGCTACCACCGATTACGGGACCGAGCTCGAACAGCATGTCGTCGATCTCGAACAGCTCCAGAAGACGGGCCGCATCGTCTCGAGCCTCGCCGACCTTGCGAAGGTCATGCTCGAACGCACGCGCAAGGCAGAGGATGATATGCGCAAGAGCGAGGACGAGGCCAAGGCGCTGCGGCGGAGCCTCGACCGCGCCAAGCGCGACGCCGAACTCGACTATCTGACGGGCCTGCCCAACCGCCGCGCATTCGAGGCGTTGCTCGACCAGCATTACAAGGAAGCGCGCGCCGCGGTCGAACCGCTCAGCATCGCCTTTTGCGACATCGACGAATTCAAGAAGGTCAACGATATCCACGGCCATGAGGCCGGCGACCGCGTGATCAAGGCGATCGCCGACACGCTGGCGCGGATTTCGAACGATCATTGCCATGTCGCGCGTCACGGCGGTGAGGAATTTGTCATGCTGTTCCGCGGCCTGACACCGACGCAGGCGGCCGAGAAGCTCGACGACGCACGCGAAGCGCTGGCCGACCGGCGCCTGATCAACCGCAAGACCGACGAGCCCTTCGGCCAGATCACCTTCTCGGGCGGCGTTGCCGACGTCTTTGGCTATGGCGACACGCGCGCGGCGCTCAAGGCCGCCGACGCGGCGCTCTATCAGGCCAAGGCCAACGGGCGAAACCGCATCGAAATCGCCACTCCGGCCTGA
- a CDS encoding ATP-grasp domain-containing protein: MLGWIFFARDLDPALPEVPEILRFQEAAAARGVELHVLKPHNFDIVAAPVEGWSVHYEGHSLERPDFILCRTGAETDYFTLAVLRHFERRGVRLINGPEAIDLVADKLHTMQRLARAGLPIPATILGKFPIGVDVVEEELGFPLIVKTLRGTRGTGVLKCEDRSQFEDLAGLLESADAKADFLFQHYVRSSHGRDVRVLVIGGRVIAAMERRSPAGHFKSNVSLGGVGIAYTPTGEMADLAARAADTLGLEVAGIDILFDEEGYRICEANSAPGFQGLERACSIDVPNAIFDWIEASHAVEARPIKALTGDALIDLVFGGRLSLRSIGDRLEEPRAFARAVGVRLVGAGLGSVISSLTPGRRAAPHSPVARRLEALRADARGVPLGVDADIDQEQTLLTVLGVSIWAAVLPWLAGGEPVFAGALSLIALGFPAVFLLTRRKARPAGPRKAAQ; the protein is encoded by the coding sequence TTGCTGGGCTGGATTTTCTTCGCGCGCGATCTCGACCCCGCCTTGCCCGAAGTGCCGGAAATCTTGCGCTTTCAGGAAGCCGCCGCGGCGCGCGGAGTCGAACTCCACGTCCTGAAACCGCATAATTTCGACATCGTCGCGGCGCCGGTCGAGGGCTGGTCGGTGCATTATGAAGGGCATTCGCTGGAGCGGCCCGATTTCATCCTGTGCCGGACGGGCGCCGAGACCGACTATTTCACGCTTGCCGTCCTCCGCCATTTCGAGCGCCGCGGTGTGCGCCTGATAAACGGTCCCGAGGCGATCGACCTCGTCGCCGACAAGCTGCACACGATGCAGCGGCTCGCCCGCGCCGGATTGCCGATTCCCGCCACCATCCTTGGCAAATTCCCGATCGGAGTCGATGTCGTCGAGGAAGAGCTCGGCTTTCCGCTGATCGTCAAGACGCTGCGCGGCACGCGCGGCACCGGCGTCCTGAAATGCGAAGATCGCAGCCAGTTCGAGGATCTCGCCGGACTGCTCGAAAGCGCCGACGCGAAAGCCGATTTCCTGTTCCAGCATTATGTCCGGTCGAGCCACGGGCGCGATGTGCGCGTGCTCGTGATTGGCGGGCGCGTGATTGCGGCGATGGAGCGGCGTTCGCCAGCAGGCCATTTCAAATCGAACGTTTCGCTGGGCGGCGTCGGCATCGCCTATACGCCAACGGGGGAGATGGCCGACCTCGCTGCGCGCGCCGCCGACACGCTGGGGCTGGAAGTCGCCGGGATCGACATCTTGTTCGACGAGGAAGGCTACCGGATCTGCGAAGCGAACAGCGCACCGGGGTTCCAGGGACTGGAACGCGCGTGCAGCATCGACGTGCCGAACGCGATCTTCGACTGGATCGAGGCGAGCCACGCCGTCGAAGCGCGCCCGATCAAGGCCTTGACGGGCGATGCGCTGATCGACCTCGTCTTCGGCGGCCGGCTCAGCCTGCGATCGATCGGCGATCGGCTTGAAGAGCCGCGCGCCTTTGCGCGTGCGGTGGGCGTTCGGCTGGTCGGGGCGGGGCTCGGATCGGTCATCTCTTCGCTGACGCCCGGACGGCGTGCCGCGCCGCACAGCCCCGTCGCCCGGCGGCTCGAGGCGCTGCGCGCCGACGCGCGCGGCGTGCCGCTTGGCGTCGACGCCGACATCGATCAGGAACAGACGCTGTTGACCGTTCTCGGCGTATCGATCTGGGCCGCGGTCTTGCCATGGCTGGCCGGCGGCGAGCCGGTTTTTGCCGGGGCCTTATCACTGATCGCGCTCGGGTTCCCGGCGGTTTTCCTGCTGACACGCCGCAAGGCCAGACCCGCCGGTCCCCGGAAAGCTGCGCAATGA
- a CDS encoding LacI family DNA-binding transcriptional regulator → MGRRRQSVTIKHVAADAGVSLQTVSRVINNEPNVRPEMKERVQASIDKLGYVPSIAAQRMSGSRSYLILAINDRERTIADWRGRQGVDWVDQMLLGGMLKCAEYGYRMIFELVDTHNDHVERELRAAIAALQPDGVILTPPHSDNPLIVGLLDQQKIPFARIGSRGGAAGIALTMDDEGSARRATRHLIDLGHQRIGFVAGSPEYSLSRWRIDGWQGEMEAAGLATDGLLVEGDFTFASGTLAAQKLLRGGNPPTAIIASSDQMALATLEVARDMGLDVPGRLSIVSFDNTPVVRFTQPALTAVDQPVAETASRAVELIIAAQRGAPRPTEPTRVQGGLVARGSTAAPPVAVHG, encoded by the coding sequence ATGGGGCGTCGGCGTCAGTCGGTTACGATCAAGCATGTTGCAGCCGACGCGGGCGTGTCGCTGCAGACGGTGAGCCGCGTCATCAACAACGAGCCCAATGTCCGGCCCGAGATGAAGGAGCGTGTCCAGGCGTCGATCGACAAGCTTGGCTATGTCCCTTCGATCGCGGCGCAGCGGATGAGCGGATCGCGATCCTACCTGATCCTCGCGATCAACGATCGCGAACGCACGATCGCCGACTGGCGCGGACGACAGGGGGTCGACTGGGTCGACCAGATGCTGCTCGGCGGGATGCTGAAATGCGCCGAATATGGCTATCGAATGATCTTCGAACTGGTCGACACGCACAACGACCATGTCGAACGCGAATTGCGCGCGGCGATCGCGGCGCTCCAGCCCGACGGGGTGATCCTGACCCCGCCGCATTCGGACAATCCGCTGATCGTCGGCCTGCTCGACCAGCAGAAGATTCCGTTCGCGCGGATCGGATCGCGCGGCGGCGCAGCGGGGATTGCGCTGACGATGGATGATGAAGGCTCGGCGCGGCGCGCGACCCGGCACCTGATCGATCTGGGGCACCAGCGCATCGGCTTCGTCGCGGGATCGCCCGAATATAGCCTCAGCCGCTGGCGCATCGACGGCTGGCAGGGCGAGATGGAGGCCGCAGGCCTTGCCACCGACGGATTGCTTGTCGAGGGCGATTTCACCTTCGCGTCGGGAACCCTTGCCGCGCAGAAGTTGCTGCGCGGCGGCAATCCTCCGACGGCAATCATCGCGAGCAGCGACCAGATGGCGCTTGCGACGCTTGAAGTGGCGCGGGACATGGGGCTCGACGTTCCGGGGCGATTGTCGATCGTCAGCTTCGACAACACGCCGGTCGTCCGCTTTACCCAGCCCGCGCTGACCGCGGTCGACCAGCCGGTCGCCGAGACCGCGTCGCGCGCGGTCGAACTGATCATCGCGGCGCAGCGCGGGGCCCCGCGCCCGACCGAGCCGACACGCGTACAGGGCGGCCTTGTCGCGCGCGGGTCGACCGCAGCGCCGCCTGTCGCCGTTCATGGCTGA
- a CDS encoding glycoside hydrolase family 3 protein — translation MRRQAMVMATALLLAGTAMAAPETTGADAAAVHPELWPAAKSPAAISDPKTEARIDALIKKMTIEQKVGQLVQGDISTITPKDLETYPLGSILAGGNSGPNGNERSSAADWAKLVGEFRAVSLRPQANGVAIPIIFGVDAVHGHNNIPGATLFPHNIGLGAARDPELIQRIGAVTAAEIAGSGIEWTFAPTLAVPQDLRWGRSYEGYAADPKLIAEYAKAMVIGLQGRLVAGKTVGPQHVAATAKHFLADGGTFEGKDQGDARIDEKELIAKHAMGYPAAIDAGALTVMASFSSWQGIKHHGNKGLLTDALKQKMGFEGFVVGDWNGHGQVAGCSVTDCAQSINAGLDMFMAPDSWKGLYESTLKHAKDGTISAARLDDAVRRILRVKYKLGLFPEGHVDRSIVKPVGSPDHLAVAREAVAKSLVLLKNNGSVLPIKPGARVLVTGPAADSMAIQSGGWTISWQGTDVTHDDFPNGQTIWEALNKSVRDAGGVATLSDGGVYKEKPDVAIVVFGEAPYAEFQGDVATLDYQPTEATDLATLKKLKAAGIPVVALFLSGRPMFTNPEINAADAFVAGWLPGSQGVGVADVLVAGKDGKTPRAFTGTLPFAWPSDARSPVEKPQFPVGYGLKYGASTTVPQLSEELGVDIAAALNVENFFSGGRARAPWVLSITDAGGKRPVESAPIASPGGMIAARSVDVRAQEDGKSFIWSGPATLELTGPYADLSRQLNNSFALRVDWRIDAIGSAPVSLALGGKAFDISALVKAAPKGQVATIKVPLRCFADAGANLRQVDYAASIASDKGFAATLLNTNVEAVGENLPCPPAAK, via the coding sequence ATGCGCCGACAGGCAATGGTCATGGCGACTGCGCTGCTTTTGGCGGGAACCGCGATGGCGGCACCCGAAACCACCGGAGCCGATGCCGCCGCGGTTCATCCCGAGCTATGGCCGGCCGCCAAAAGCCCTGCTGCGATCTCCGATCCCAAGACCGAGGCGCGGATCGATGCCTTGATCAAAAAGATGACGATCGAGCAAAAGGTCGGCCAGCTGGTTCAGGGCGATATCAGCACGATTACGCCCAAGGATCTGGAAACCTATCCGCTCGGTTCGATCCTTGCGGGCGGCAACAGCGGCCCGAACGGCAACGAGCGATCGAGCGCGGCGGACTGGGCGAAGCTGGTCGGCGAATTTCGCGCGGTGTCGCTGCGCCCGCAGGCGAACGGCGTCGCGATCCCGATCATCTTCGGCGTCGATGCCGTCCACGGCCACAATAATATCCCCGGCGCGACGCTGTTCCCGCACAATATCGGCCTTGGCGCCGCGCGCGATCCCGAGCTGATCCAGCGCATCGGCGCCGTGACGGCCGCCGAAATCGCCGGGAGCGGGATTGAATGGACCTTTGCCCCGACCCTGGCGGTGCCGCAGGATCTGCGCTGGGGCCGCAGCTATGAAGGCTATGCCGCCGATCCCAAGCTGATCGCCGAATATGCCAAGGCGATGGTGATCGGGCTGCAGGGGCGGCTGGTCGCGGGCAAGACCGTTGGTCCGCAGCATGTCGCTGCGACGGCGAAGCATTTCCTTGCCGATGGCGGGACGTTCGAGGGCAAGGATCAGGGCGATGCCAGGATCGACGAAAAGGAACTGATTGCGAAACACGCGATGGGCTATCCCGCCGCGATCGATGCGGGCGCGCTGACCGTGATGGCCAGCTTTTCGAGCTGGCAGGGCATCAAGCACCACGGCAACAAGGGGCTGCTGACCGACGCCCTCAAGCAGAAAATGGGCTTTGAGGGCTTTGTTGTCGGCGACTGGAACGGGCACGGACAGGTTGCGGGATGCAGCGTCACCGATTGCGCGCAATCGATCAATGCCGGGCTGGATATGTTCATGGCGCCCGACAGCTGGAAGGGGCTGTACGAGAGCACGCTGAAACATGCGAAGGACGGCACCATATCGGCGGCGCGGCTCGACGATGCGGTGCGCCGTATCCTGCGCGTGAAGTACAAGCTCGGCCTGTTCCCCGAGGGGCATGTCGATCGCAGCATCGTCAAGCCAGTGGGCTCGCCGGACCATCTTGCGGTCGCGCGCGAAGCGGTCGCGAAGTCGCTCGTCCTGCTCAAGAATAATGGCAGCGTGCTGCCGATCAAGCCCGGCGCACGCGTCCTCGTCACCGGCCCCGCGGCCGACAGCATGGCTATCCAGTCGGGCGGCTGGACGATCAGTTGGCAGGGGACCGATGTCACCCACGACGATTTCCCGAACGGTCAGACGATCTGGGAGGCGCTGAACAAGTCGGTGCGCGATGCGGGCGGTGTCGCGACCTTGTCCGATGGCGGCGTGTACAAGGAAAAACCCGACGTCGCGATCGTCGTGTTCGGCGAGGCACCCTATGCCGAATTTCAGGGCGATGTCGCGACGCTCGACTATCAGCCGACCGAGGCGACCGACCTTGCGACGCTCAAGAAGCTGAAGGCCGCGGGTATCCCGGTGGTCGCTCTGTTCCTGTCGGGGCGCCCGATGTTCACCAATCCGGAGATCAACGCTGCCGACGCGTTCGTCGCGGGCTGGCTGCCAGGATCGCAGGGTGTCGGCGTCGCCGATGTGCTCGTCGCGGGCAAGGATGGCAAAACGCCGCGCGCCTTCACCGGAACGCTGCCCTTCGCCTGGCCGTCGGATGCGCGCTCGCCGGTCGAAAAGCCGCAGTTCCCGGTCGGATATGGTCTGAAATATGGTGCGAGCACGACGGTTCCGCAGCTTTCGGAGGAGTTGGGCGTCGACATCGCGGCGGCGCTGAACGTCGAGAATTTCTTCTCGGGCGGCCGCGCGCGGGCGCCGTGGGTGCTTTCGATCACCGACGCGGGCGGCAAACGCCCGGTCGAATCCGCGCCGATCGCGAGCCCCGGCGGCATGATCGCGGCGCGCTCGGTCGACGTGCGCGCGCAGGAGGATGGCAAGTCCTTCATCTGGAGCGGCCCGGCGACACTCGAATTGACCGGCCCCTATGCCGACCTGTCGCGCCAGCTCAACAACAGTTTCGCGCTGCGCGTCGACTGGCGGATCGATGCGATCGGCAGCGCGCCGGTCAGCCTCGCGCTCGGCGGCAAGGCGTTCGACATCTCGGCGCTGGTCAAGGCGGCGCCCAAGGGACAGGTTGCGACGATCAAGGTGCCGCTGCGCTGCTTCGCCGACGCGGGCGCCAATCTGCGACAGGTCGACTATGCCGCCTCAATCGCGAGCGACAAGGGGTTCGCCGCGACGCTGCTGAATACGAATGTCGAGGCGGTCGGCGAAAATCTGCCTTGCCCGCCTGCGGCAAAATGA